The Acidimicrobiales bacterium region GGGGGCGCGGGAGCACGCCCGCAGCGAGGGCTACCACTTCCTGGGCGCGGTGGAGGTGCTCATGGAGACCGACGCCGCCCTGTCCCCCGGCACCTTCCGGGTGGTGGCCGAGACCCTGGCCGACGCCGGCGGGGTGACCCCGACCCTGGTCCTCCCCGACGGCCGGCGGGTGACGGTGGAACGGGACCCTTTCATCATCGGGCGCCTCCCGGAGTGCGCCCTGGCCCTCCCCGATCCGAACGTGAGCCGGCGTCACGCCGAGATCCGCCGCCGGCGGGACGCGGTGGTGGTGGTCGACCTCGATTCGACCAACGGGACCCTGGTCAACGGCAGCCCGGTGCAGGAGAGCCCCCTGGTCGACGGGGACGAGGTCACCGTCGGGGAGACTGTGCTGCGCTACGAGCTGGCGTGACCACGGCGGCCCGGCGGTAAGCATCCGAAACGAATGTCCGACCAGGTACTGAACATCCTCAAGTACTTCCTGCTGGCGCTGGTCTGGCTGTTCGTCCTCCGCATCCTGCGCGTGGTGTGGGTGGAGATCCGCAGCGCCGACGGCGCCGGCGGGCCCGCCGCGCCCGGTGACGTCGCCGCCCGGGAGGGTGTGATCCCGGCGGGCCGGCGCCGGCGCGTACCCCGTGCGCCCGCCGGTCCCCCACCGGTCGCCGCGCCCCCGGCTCCCGCGCCCCGACCGGCGTCGGCGCCCCGACCGTCGGCCCGGAGGCCGGCCCGGCTGCGGGTGGTGGAGCCGGCCGACCTGGCCGGGCGCACCTACCCCCTCGAGGGGGGCGGGGAGGTGGTGCTCGGGCGCACGACCGACTCCGGGGTGGCCCTGCCGGCGGACAGCTTCGTCTCGTCCCGCCACGCCCGGGTGTTCCCCCGCGGCGACGAGATGTGGGTCGAGGACCTCGGCTCCACCAACGGCACCTTCGTCAACTCGGCGCGCATCTCGGCCCCGACCGTGCTGCGCCCCGGGGACCGCCTGCAGGTGGGCCGCACCGTCCTCGAGGTGGACGGGTGACCAGCCTCCGGGCCGGTGCCGCCAGCGACGTCGGCCGGGTCCGGTCCGTCAACCAGGACTGCTTCCTGGTGCAGGACGGGCTGTGGGCCGTGGCCGACGGGATGGGCGGCCATGCCGCCGGGGACGTCGCCGCCCGGGTGGCGGTCGACACCCTCCAGGGCTCCTACCGCCCCGGGGCCGACGGGGATGCCCTCGTCGAGGCCATCCGCCAGGCCAACCAGGCGGTGTGGCAGCGGGCCCGGTCCGACTCGGCCCTGCGGGGCATGGGCACGACGCTCACGGCGGTGGCGGCCGCGGCGGCGACCGAGAGCGACGGTGACGAGCGCCTGATCGTGGCCAATGTCGGGGACTCCCGCGCCTATCTGTTCGAGAGGGGGGAGCTGAGCCAGCTGACGGCCGACCACAGCCTGGTCGAGGAGATGGTGCGCGCCGGGGAGCTCAGCCCCCACGAGGCCGCCGGCCACCCCCAGCGCCACATCGTCACCCGCGCCCTCGGCATCGAGCCCGACATCGAGGTCGACACCTGGATCATCACCCCCCACGCCGGCGACCGCTTCGTCGTGTGCAGCGACGGCCTGTCCAACGAGGTGGCCGACCGGGACCTGGCGCGGGTGCTGGGCGAGGAGCCCGACGCCCAGGCCGCCGCCGACCGGCTGGTCGAGATGGCCAAGGCCCACGGCGGGACCGACAACATCACGGTGATCGTCCTGGACGTCGGCGCCGACGAGGGCGGAGCCGGCGGCCATGCCGAGCGGACCGGGGGCGCGGGCGGGGCCGTGGCCGGAGCCCCCGACGCCGGCGCCCCCGA contains the following coding sequences:
- a CDS encoding Stp1/IreP family PP2C-type Ser/Thr phosphatase gives rise to the protein MTSLRAGAASDVGRVRSVNQDCFLVQDGLWAVADGMGGHAAGDVAARVAVDTLQGSYRPGADGDALVEAIRQANQAVWQRARSDSALRGMGTTLTAVAAAAATESDGDERLIVANVGDSRAYLFERGELSQLTADHSLVEEMVRAGELSPHEAAGHPQRHIVTRALGIEPDIEVDTWIITPHAGDRFVVCSDGLSNEVADRDLARVLGEEPDAQAAADRLVEMAKAHGGTDNITVIVLDVGADEGGAGGHAERTGGAGGAVAGAPDAGAPDATSTGLPVISTRPPPSDEPPASALARASRTSVSTYRRPRRFTVRVVLFVAALVLILGGAAYFVVWYARASYYVGLQGNQLVIFQGRPGGVLWFNPTVAERTDVTTAEVPHRMLGQLTAGMTEPSRAAANDYVRNLVDEYQAENPAPTTTTTVPVAGATTTVPNGATTTTGAHP
- a CDS encoding FHA domain-containing protein yields the protein MSDQVLNILKYFLLALVWLFVLRILRVVWVEIRSADGAGGPAAPGDVAAREGVIPAGRRRRVPRAPAGPPPVAAPPAPAPRPASAPRPSARRPARLRVVEPADLAGRTYPLEGGGEVVLGRTTDSGVALPADSFVSSRHARVFPRGDEMWVEDLGSTNGTFVNSARISAPTVLRPGDRLQVGRTVLEVDG
- a CDS encoding FHA domain-containing protein codes for the protein GAREHARSEGYHFLGAVEVLMETDAALSPGTFRVVAETLADAGGVTPTLVLPDGRRVTVERDPFIIGRLPECALALPDPNVSRRHAEIRRRRDAVVVVDLDSTNGTLVNGSPVQESPLVDGDEVTVGETVLRYELA